The Montipora capricornis isolate CH-2021 chromosome 6, ASM3666992v2, whole genome shotgun sequence genome has a window encoding:
- the LOC138054252 gene encoding chymotrypsinogen B-like: MEKAEEEQLEFKISGDDLGKRIVNGKDATAHSWPWMVSLEYNGQHICGGSLIKVNWVVTAAHCVEGYIEMGHFRVVVGSHDRTDTTQFQRCYRLRDIIIHEGYHKSHFRNDIALLQLQESIDSRAEVNVVCLPDAGNRVEPGKMCYITGWGKTVGGGDAANTLQEALLPVADINACSERFGSFVDDRTMLCAGGEEIAGGCQGDSGGSFVCEENGRFVLRGVVSWGHGNCRTDHFTVFARVSSLIDWINERTSDYMNLRKRKT; the protein is encoded by the exons ATGGAGAAGGCAGAAGAGGAGCAACTCG AATTTAAAATCAGTGGAGATGATTTAGGAAAGCGAATCGTGAATGGCAAAGATGCCACCGCTCATTCCTGGCCTTGGATGGTTTCGCTAGAGTACAATGGACAACACATCTGCGGAGGATCTTTGATAAAAGTCAATTGGGTCGTCACAGCTGCCCATTGTGTTGAAGGATACATCGAAATGGGTCATTTCAGGGTTGTAGTGG GGTCTCACGATCGCACAGACACGACTCAGTTTCAAAGGTGCTATAGGTTAAGGGATATTATCATTCACGAAGGATACCATAAAagtcattttcgaaatgatatCGCACTTCTTCAATTACAGGAGTCGATTGATTCCAGGGCAGAGGTCAACGTAGTATGCTTACCGGATGCAGGAAACAGAGTTGAACCAGGAAAAATGTGTTACATAACAG GGTGGGGAAAAACGGTTGGCGGCGGAGACGCTGCCAATACTCTGCAAGAGGCTCTTTTACCGGTGGCAGATATTAATGCCTGTTCCGAAAGATTTGGTTCATTTGTTGATGACAGGACTATGCTATGCGCTGGAGGAGAAGAAATTGCGGGAGGTTGTCAG GGAGACAGTGGGGGTTCGTTTGTCTGTGAGGAAAATGGAAGATTTGTTCTGCGAGGAGTCGTGAGCTGGGGGCACGGAAACTGCAGAACAGATCACTTTACCGTGTTTGCCCGTGTCAGCAGCTTGATAGACTGGATCAATGAGAGGACATCAG